Proteins from a genomic interval of Medicago truncatula cultivar Jemalong A17 chromosome 3, MtrunA17r5.0-ANR, whole genome shotgun sequence:
- the LOC11436542 gene encoding uncharacterized protein — MIIKFKPLFSLSLSLSLTITHFLVIVLFRIRMEAKEYSVSLKRHRKEPYFVAHHTKRQHHIASKQACTHNHSLILSTSQNTPPMLPVFVSLLLLLLTSTTPALSHHSIVSDSIHPSKTNQTYKAGSELLKLRRIRTHLMKINKPAVKTIQSPDGDLIDCILSHHQPAFDHPKLKGHKPLDPPERPNGYYNNGEKVSERLQLWTDSGEECPEGTVPIRRTTEDDILRASSIKRFGRKPKPVRRDSTSSDHEHAILFVNGNQYFGAKANINVWAPHVTDGYEFSLSQIWVIAGSFGNDLNTLEAGWQVSPELYGDNYPRFFTYWTTDAYQTTGCYNLLCSGFIQTNNKIAIGATISPTSAYNSGQFDIGIMIWKDPKHGHWWLEYGGQLVGYWPANMFSHLRSHASMVQFGGEIVNARSKGYHTDTQMGSGHFAEEGFKKAAYFRNLQVIDWDNNLLPLANIQHLADHSSCYNIKQGNNNVWGTYFYYGGPGRNVKCP, encoded by the exons ATGATCATAAAATTCAAACCactattctctctctctctctctctctctctcactatCACTCACTTCTTGGTAATTGTTCTGTTTAGAATTAGAATGGAAGCAAAGGAATACTCAGTTTCCTTGAAAAGACATAGGAAAGAACCATATTTTGTAGCACACCACACAAAAAGACAACACCATATTGCCTCAAAACAAGCATGTACACACAACCATTCTCTCATATTGTCCACTTCTCAAAACACTCCACCTATGCTAcctgtttttgtttctttgttgttACTTCTTCTTACTTCAACTACTCCAGCATTGTCTCATCACTCTATTGTCTCAGATTCTATCCACCCCTCGAAGACTAACCAGACTTATAAAGCAGGTTCAGAGTTGCTTAAGTTAAGAAGAATCAGAACTCACCTCATGAAAATCAATAAGCCTGCTGTGAAGACAATTCAG AGTCCAGATGGTGATTTGATAGATTGTATTTTATCTCATCATCAACCAGCTTTTGATCATCCTAAGCTTAAAGGGCATAAACCATTG GATCCACCAGAAAGGCCAAATGGATACTACAACAATGGAGAAAAGGTTAGTGAGAGGTTACAGTTGTGGACTGATTCTGGTGAAGAATGTCCAGAAGGAACTGTTCCAATCAGAAGAACAACAGAAGATGATATTCTAAGAGCAAGTTCTATCAAAAGATTTGGAAGGAAACCAAAACCTGTTCGGAGAGATTCAACTAGTAGTGATCATGAG CATGCAATTCTTTTTGTAAATGGAAATCAATACTTTGGAGCAAAGGCAAACATAAATGTGTGGGCACCTCATGTAACAGATGGATATGAATTTAGCTTGTCACAGATATGGGTTATTGCTGGCTCCTTTGGTAATGATCTCAATACCCTAGAAGCTGGTTGGCAG GTAAGTCCAGAACTGTATGGTGACAACTATCCAAGGTTCTTCACTTATTGGACT ACAGATGCATATCAAACAACTGGATGCTACAACTTATTGTGTTCAGGCTTTATCCAAACTAATAACAAGATAGCAATAGGGGCAACAATCTCCCCTACATCAGCTTATAACAGTGGACAGTTTGATATTGGTATAATGATTTGGAAG GATCCAAAGCATGGACACTGGTGGTTAGAGTACGGAGGACAATTAGTTGGATACTGGCCAGCAAACATGTTCAGTCACTTGAGGAGTCATGCAAGCATGGTACAATTTGGTGGAGAGATTGTGAATGCTCGTTCTAAGGGTTACCACACTGACACTCAAATGGGAAGTGGCCATTTTGCAGAAGAAGGATTTAAAAAAGCAGCTTATTTTAGAAACTTACAAGTCATTGATTGGGACAATAACTTACTTCCTCTTGCTAATATTCAACATTTGGCTGACCATTCTAGTTGTTATAACATTAAGCAGGGTAATAACAATGTTTGGggaacttatttttattatggAGGTCCTGGAAGGAATGTTAAATGCCCATGA
- the LOC11438488 gene encoding 2-oxoglutarate and iron-dependent oxygenase JMJD4 isoform X1, with product MGIINNNNIKINREIEKVNGKELNYSEFVERYMDKNKPVVLTGLMDHHWRACTDWVTPDGKPNLQFFFNHFGSSKVQVADCDTRDFTDQKREEMLVSDFLERCLEVEGSAVQCSNENGECNGDSVSVPYLKDWHFVKEYPEYVAYITPTFFCDDWLNLYLDNFRMNTHSGSDQQNKEICCSDYRFVYMGVKGSWTPLHADVFRSYSWSANVCGKKRWFFLDPSQCHLVFDRNAKSCVYNIFDEVSDSKFPGFEKAIWLECTQEAREIIFVPSGWYHQVYNLEDTISINHNWFNAYNLSWVWNLLLSDYNEAKEYIEDIKDICDDFEGLCQRNLAANTGMNFFDFFTFIAYFALANLVLLCYIYGRVGSTTGSLSRVAHHLSLNIGSIRKVASDMKHVHALEGTRDCIVDMIKTFEDPRFSKFCMQVGKTYLMIHEQSNLSSDFESASLVDLVDLCVLKACTSSQIYTPEDLIKFIDNTIAELGDINMESSVLHVA from the exons ATGggtatcatcaacaacaacaatatcaaaataaatagagaaattgagaaggtgAATGGGAAGGAATTGAATTACAGTGAATTTGTTGAAAGATATATGGACAAGAACAAACCAGTGGTGTTAACTGGATTAATGGATCATCATTGGAGAGCTTGCACTGATTGGGTTACACCTGATGGAAAACCtaatcttcaatttttcttcaatcatttTGGTTCCTCCAAAGTTCAG GTTGCAGATTGTGATACCAGAGATTTCACTGATCAAAAAAGGGAGGAGATGTTGGTCTCTGATTTCCTTGAACGTTGCCTTGAAGTTGAGGGTTCTGCAGTTCAGTGCAGTAATGAAAATGGTGAATGTAATGGTGACTCTGTGTCTGTACCGTATTTGAAGGATTGGCATTTTGTCAAG GAGTATCCAGAATATGTAGCATACATAACTCCAACTTTCTTTTGTGATGATTGGCTTAACTTGTATCTTGACAACTTCAGAATGAATACTCATTCCGGCAGTGACCAGCAAAATAAGGAAATATGTTGCTCTGACTATCGTTTTGTTTACATGGGAGTTAAAG GATCTTGGACTCCTCTACATGCTGATGTTTTCAGGTCGTACAGCTGGTCAGCAAATGTCTGTGGAAAGAAGAGATGGTTTTTTCTAGATCCTTCACAGTGCCATCTTGTGTTTGACAG GAATGCGAAAAGCTGTGTATATAATATCTTTGATGAAGTATCTGACTCAAAATTCCCTGGTTTTGAAAAG GCTATCTGGTTAGAATGCACACAAGAAGCAAGGGAAATCATATTTGTTCCCAGCGGATGGTATCATCAAGTTTATAATTTG GAGGATACAATATCTATAAACCACAATTGGTTCAATGCCTATAACCTTTCTTGGGTG TGGAATTTACTTTTGAGCGACTACAACGAGGCCAAGGAATACATTGAAGACATCAAGGATatatgtgatgattttgaaggtcTCTGCCAGCGCAACCTTGCTGCTAACACAG GGATGAATTTTTTTGACTTCTTTACTTTCATTGCATACTTCGCATTGGCCAACTTGGTGCTCCTTTGCTACATATATGGAAGAGTTGGAAGTACCACTGGAAGTTTGTCAAGAGTAGCTCATCATTTATCTTTAAATATTGGCTCTATTAGGAAGGTTGCATCAGATATGAAACACGTGCATGCTTTAGAAGGGACTCGTGATTGCATCGTGGATATgataaaaacatttgaagatCCTAGGTTTTCCAAATTCTGCATGCAGGTgggaaaaacatatttaatgaTACATGAGCAATCCAATCTGTCCTCTGATTTTGAGAGTGCTTCATTGGTTGATTTGGTGGACCTCTGTGTTTTGAAAGCGTGCACTTCTTCTCAGATTTACACACCTGAAGACCTCATCAAATTTATAGACAATACCATCGCAGAACTGGGAGATATTAACATGGAGTCATCTGTATTGCACGTTGCTTGA
- the LOC11438488 gene encoding 2-oxoglutarate and iron-dependent oxygenase JMJD4 isoform X3, with protein sequence MLVSDFLERCLEVEGSAVQCSNENGECNGDSVSVPYLKDWHFVKEYPEYVAYITPTFFCDDWLNLYLDNFRMNTHSGSDQQNKEICCSDYRFVYMGVKGSWTPLHADVFRSYSWSANVCGKKRWFFLDPSQCHLVFDRNAKSCVYNIFDEVSDSKFPGFEKAIWLECTQEAREIIFVPSGWYHQVYNLEDTISINHNWFNAYNLSWVWNLLLSDYNEAKEYIEDIKDICDDFEGLCQRNLAANTGMNFFDFFTFIAYFALANLVLLCYIYGRVGSTTGSLSRVAHHLSLNIGSIRKVASDMKHVHALEGTRDCIVDMIKTFEDPRFSKFCMQVGKTYLMIHEQSNLSSDFESASLVDLVDLCVLKACTSSQIYTPEDLIKFIDNTIAELGDINMESSVLHVA encoded by the exons ATGTTGGTCTCTGATTTCCTTGAACGTTGCCTTGAAGTTGAGGGTTCTGCAGTTCAGTGCAGTAATGAAAATGGTGAATGTAATGGTGACTCTGTGTCTGTACCGTATTTGAAGGATTGGCATTTTGTCAAG GAGTATCCAGAATATGTAGCATACATAACTCCAACTTTCTTTTGTGATGATTGGCTTAACTTGTATCTTGACAACTTCAGAATGAATACTCATTCCGGCAGTGACCAGCAAAATAAGGAAATATGTTGCTCTGACTATCGTTTTGTTTACATGGGAGTTAAAG GATCTTGGACTCCTCTACATGCTGATGTTTTCAGGTCGTACAGCTGGTCAGCAAATGTCTGTGGAAAGAAGAGATGGTTTTTTCTAGATCCTTCACAGTGCCATCTTGTGTTTGACAG GAATGCGAAAAGCTGTGTATATAATATCTTTGATGAAGTATCTGACTCAAAATTCCCTGGTTTTGAAAAG GCTATCTGGTTAGAATGCACACAAGAAGCAAGGGAAATCATATTTGTTCCCAGCGGATGGTATCATCAAGTTTATAATTTG GAGGATACAATATCTATAAACCACAATTGGTTCAATGCCTATAACCTTTCTTGGGTG TGGAATTTACTTTTGAGCGACTACAACGAGGCCAAGGAATACATTGAAGACATCAAGGATatatgtgatgattttgaaggtcTCTGCCAGCGCAACCTTGCTGCTAACACAG GGATGAATTTTTTTGACTTCTTTACTTTCATTGCATACTTCGCATTGGCCAACTTGGTGCTCCTTTGCTACATATATGGAAGAGTTGGAAGTACCACTGGAAGTTTGTCAAGAGTAGCTCATCATTTATCTTTAAATATTGGCTCTATTAGGAAGGTTGCATCAGATATGAAACACGTGCATGCTTTAGAAGGGACTCGTGATTGCATCGTGGATATgataaaaacatttgaagatCCTAGGTTTTCCAAATTCTGCATGCAGGTgggaaaaacatatttaatgaTACATGAGCAATCCAATCTGTCCTCTGATTTTGAGAGTGCTTCATTGGTTGATTTGGTGGACCTCTGTGTTTTGAAAGCGTGCACTTCTTCTCAGATTTACACACCTGAAGACCTCATCAAATTTATAGACAATACCATCGCAGAACTGGGAGATATTAACATGGAGTCATCTGTATTGCACGTTGCTTGA
- the LOC11438488 gene encoding 2-oxoglutarate and iron-dependent oxygenase JMJD4 isoform X2: MGIINNNNIKINREIEKVNGKELNYSEFVERYMDKNKPVVLTGLMDHHWRACTDWVTPDGKPNLQFFFNHFGSSKVQVADCDTRDFTDQKREEMLVSDFLERCLEVEGSAVQCSNENGECNGDSVSVPYLKDWHFVKEYPEYVAYITPTFFCDDWLNLYLDNFRMNTHSGSDQQNKEICCSDYRFVYMGVKGSWTPLHADVFRSYSWSANVCGKKRWNAKSCVYNIFDEVSDSKFPGFEKAIWLECTQEAREIIFVPSGWYHQVYNLEDTISINHNWFNAYNLSWVWNLLLSDYNEAKEYIEDIKDICDDFEGLCQRNLAANTGMNFFDFFTFIAYFALANLVLLCYIYGRVGSTTGSLSRVAHHLSLNIGSIRKVASDMKHVHALEGTRDCIVDMIKTFEDPRFSKFCMQVGKTYLMIHEQSNLSSDFESASLVDLVDLCVLKACTSSQIYTPEDLIKFIDNTIAELGDINMESSVLHVA; the protein is encoded by the exons ATGggtatcatcaacaacaacaatatcaaaataaatagagaaattgagaaggtgAATGGGAAGGAATTGAATTACAGTGAATTTGTTGAAAGATATATGGACAAGAACAAACCAGTGGTGTTAACTGGATTAATGGATCATCATTGGAGAGCTTGCACTGATTGGGTTACACCTGATGGAAAACCtaatcttcaatttttcttcaatcatttTGGTTCCTCCAAAGTTCAG GTTGCAGATTGTGATACCAGAGATTTCACTGATCAAAAAAGGGAGGAGATGTTGGTCTCTGATTTCCTTGAACGTTGCCTTGAAGTTGAGGGTTCTGCAGTTCAGTGCAGTAATGAAAATGGTGAATGTAATGGTGACTCTGTGTCTGTACCGTATTTGAAGGATTGGCATTTTGTCAAG GAGTATCCAGAATATGTAGCATACATAACTCCAACTTTCTTTTGTGATGATTGGCTTAACTTGTATCTTGACAACTTCAGAATGAATACTCATTCCGGCAGTGACCAGCAAAATAAGGAAATATGTTGCTCTGACTATCGTTTTGTTTACATGGGAGTTAAAG GATCTTGGACTCCTCTACATGCTGATGTTTTCAGGTCGTACAGCTGGTCAGCAAATGTCTGTGGAAAGAAGAGATG GAATGCGAAAAGCTGTGTATATAATATCTTTGATGAAGTATCTGACTCAAAATTCCCTGGTTTTGAAAAG GCTATCTGGTTAGAATGCACACAAGAAGCAAGGGAAATCATATTTGTTCCCAGCGGATGGTATCATCAAGTTTATAATTTG GAGGATACAATATCTATAAACCACAATTGGTTCAATGCCTATAACCTTTCTTGGGTG TGGAATTTACTTTTGAGCGACTACAACGAGGCCAAGGAATACATTGAAGACATCAAGGATatatgtgatgattttgaaggtcTCTGCCAGCGCAACCTTGCTGCTAACACAG GGATGAATTTTTTTGACTTCTTTACTTTCATTGCATACTTCGCATTGGCCAACTTGGTGCTCCTTTGCTACATATATGGAAGAGTTGGAAGTACCACTGGAAGTTTGTCAAGAGTAGCTCATCATTTATCTTTAAATATTGGCTCTATTAGGAAGGTTGCATCAGATATGAAACACGTGCATGCTTTAGAAGGGACTCGTGATTGCATCGTGGATATgataaaaacatttgaagatCCTAGGTTTTCCAAATTCTGCATGCAGGTgggaaaaacatatttaatgaTACATGAGCAATCCAATCTGTCCTCTGATTTTGAGAGTGCTTCATTGGTTGATTTGGTGGACCTCTGTGTTTTGAAAGCGTGCACTTCTTCTCAGATTTACACACCTGAAGACCTCATCAAATTTATAGACAATACCATCGCAGAACTGGGAGATATTAACATGGAGTCATCTGTATTGCACGTTGCTTGA